The Harpia harpyja isolate bHarHar1 chromosome 13, bHarHar1 primary haplotype, whole genome shotgun sequence genome contains a region encoding:
- the LETM2 gene encoding LETM1 domain-containing protein LETM2, mitochondrial isoform X1 yields MLLARARLSFRGSHLLAHSNSPYAPAVAFVQLVDSHLNRTCIRDSENQPLLHSTRLGTGLPHSPAEVVRTFHTSACLRQQLRDEPPPHRSTVNQGTQPAKTPTKQVIESPVGKKSLRQKIVDELKHYYNGFHLLWIDTKVAARMVWRLLHGQILTRRERRRLLRTCADLFRLVPFLVFVIVPFMEFLLPVFLKLFPEMLPSTFETESKKEEKQKKKLNAKLELAKFLQETVAEMAKRNKADTGQGKQFSSYVHQIRHTGHQPSTQEIVRFSKLFEDELTLEHLERPQLVALCKLLELQPIGTNNLLRFQLLLRLRTIKADDEMIAKEGVSGLSVSELQSACRARGMRSLGLSEEQLKEQLRQWLDLHLKENVPPSLLLLSRALYLIDIKPQSVPVPQNKIGETAEIMTAVLEGQETLVDPAPIVQGRKNEEFVSQPTEKLPVSEVSVKPPPRETKMEASQSSKAGANGV; encoded by the exons ATGCTCCTGGCAAGGGCCCGGTTGAG TTTCAGAGGCTCCCATCTTCTTGCGCACTCCAATTCTCCATACGCTCCAGCAGTTGCTTTTGTCCAACTAGTGGATTCTCATTTAAACCGGACTTGCATAAGAGACTCTGAAAACCAGCCATTGCTGCACTCCACACGGTTGGGCACTGGTCTACCTCACTCGCCAGCTGAAGTTGTGCGAACATTTCACACGTCCGCCTGCTTGCGTCAGCAGCTCCGAGATGAACCTCCACCCCACCGAAGTACTGTAAACCAGGGTACTCAGCCTGCTAAAACTCCAACAAAACAAGTCATAGAGAGTCCCGTGGGCAAAAAGTCTTTACGCCAAAAAATTGTGGATGAACTGAAACATTATTACAATGGATTCCACTTGCTTTGGATTGACACTAAGGTGGCTGCCAGGATGGTGTGGAGGCTGTTACATGGTCAGATCCTCACTAGGAGGGAGAGACGAAGG TTGCTGAGAACTTGCGCAGATCTCTTCCGGCTGGTTCCCTTCCTGGTGTTTGTCATTGTCCCCTTCATGGAATTTCTGTTACCTGTGTTCTTGAAACTCTTCCCTGAAATGCTGCCCTCGACGTTTGAGACAGAGTCAAAAAAG gaagaaaagcagaaaaagaaattaaatgcaaagctGGAATTAGCAAAGTTCCTGCAGGAGACCGTTGCAGAGATGGCCAAAAGGAACAAAGCAGATACAGGACAAGGAAAACAATTCTCTTCTTATGTGCACCAG ATTCGTCACACCGGCCATCAGCCCAGTACCCAGGAGATCGTACGCTTCTCCAAGCTCTTTGAGGATGAGCTGACCCTGGAACACTTGGAACGGCCGCAGTTGGTAGCTCTTTGCAAATTGCTTGAGCTGCAGCCCATTGGCACCAACAATCTGCTCcgctttcagctgctgctgagactCAGAACTATCAAGGCAGATGATGAA atgaTTGCCAAGGAAGGAGTCAGTGGCCTAAGTGTGTCTGAACTGCAGAGCGCGTGCAGAGCCAGAGGAATGCGATCATTGGGTCTCTCGGAGGAGCAACTAAAGGAACAGCTCAGACAG TGGCTGGATCTGCATTTAAAAGAGAATGTTCCACCTTCTCTGCTCCTGCTTTCCCGTGCCTTGTACTTAATAGATATAAAGCCACAATCTGTTCCGGTTCCACAAAATAAG ATAGGTGAAACTGCTGAAATCATGACAGCCGTTCTTGAAGGTCAAGAGACGCTAGTGGATCCTGCCCCCATTGTACAGGGAAGAAAG AATGAAGAATTTGTGTCTCAGCCAACAGAGAAATTGCCAGTCTCAGAAGTGTCAGTTAAGCCTCCCCCACGAGAG ACTAAAATGGAAGCATCTCAGAGCAGCAAGGCCGGCGCCAATGGAGTCTAG
- the LETM2 gene encoding LETM1 domain-containing protein LETM2, mitochondrial isoform X2, whose translation MLLARARLSFRGSHLLAHSNSPYAPAVAFVQLVDSHLNRTCIRDSENQPLLHSTRLGTGLPHSPAEVVRTFHTSACLRQQLRDEPPPHRSTVNQGTQPAKTPTKQVIESPVGKKSLRQKIVDELKHYYNGFHLLWIDTKVAARMVWRLLHGQILTRRERRRLLRTCADLFRLVPFLVFVIVPFMEFLLPVFLKLFPEMLPSTFETESKKEEKQKKKLNAKLELAKFLQETVAEMAKRNKADTGQGKQFSSYVHQIRHTGHQPSTQEIVRFSKLFEDELTLEHLERPQLVALCKLLELQPIGTNNLLRFQLLLRLRTIKADDEMIAKEGVSGLSVSELQSACRARGMRSLGLSEEQLKEQLRQWLDLHLKENVPPSLLLLSRALYLIDIKPQSVPVPQNKNEEFVSQPTEKLPVSEVSVKPPPRETKMEASQSSKAGANGV comes from the exons ATGCTCCTGGCAAGGGCCCGGTTGAG TTTCAGAGGCTCCCATCTTCTTGCGCACTCCAATTCTCCATACGCTCCAGCAGTTGCTTTTGTCCAACTAGTGGATTCTCATTTAAACCGGACTTGCATAAGAGACTCTGAAAACCAGCCATTGCTGCACTCCACACGGTTGGGCACTGGTCTACCTCACTCGCCAGCTGAAGTTGTGCGAACATTTCACACGTCCGCCTGCTTGCGTCAGCAGCTCCGAGATGAACCTCCACCCCACCGAAGTACTGTAAACCAGGGTACTCAGCCTGCTAAAACTCCAACAAAACAAGTCATAGAGAGTCCCGTGGGCAAAAAGTCTTTACGCCAAAAAATTGTGGATGAACTGAAACATTATTACAATGGATTCCACTTGCTTTGGATTGACACTAAGGTGGCTGCCAGGATGGTGTGGAGGCTGTTACATGGTCAGATCCTCACTAGGAGGGAGAGACGAAGG TTGCTGAGAACTTGCGCAGATCTCTTCCGGCTGGTTCCCTTCCTGGTGTTTGTCATTGTCCCCTTCATGGAATTTCTGTTACCTGTGTTCTTGAAACTCTTCCCTGAAATGCTGCCCTCGACGTTTGAGACAGAGTCAAAAAAG gaagaaaagcagaaaaagaaattaaatgcaaagctGGAATTAGCAAAGTTCCTGCAGGAGACCGTTGCAGAGATGGCCAAAAGGAACAAAGCAGATACAGGACAAGGAAAACAATTCTCTTCTTATGTGCACCAG ATTCGTCACACCGGCCATCAGCCCAGTACCCAGGAGATCGTACGCTTCTCCAAGCTCTTTGAGGATGAGCTGACCCTGGAACACTTGGAACGGCCGCAGTTGGTAGCTCTTTGCAAATTGCTTGAGCTGCAGCCCATTGGCACCAACAATCTGCTCcgctttcagctgctgctgagactCAGAACTATCAAGGCAGATGATGAA atgaTTGCCAAGGAAGGAGTCAGTGGCCTAAGTGTGTCTGAACTGCAGAGCGCGTGCAGAGCCAGAGGAATGCGATCATTGGGTCTCTCGGAGGAGCAACTAAAGGAACAGCTCAGACAG TGGCTGGATCTGCATTTAAAAGAGAATGTTCCACCTTCTCTGCTCCTGCTTTCCCGTGCCTTGTACTTAATAGATATAAAGCCACAATCTGTTCCGGTTCCACAAAATAAG AATGAAGAATTTGTGTCTCAGCCAACAGAGAAATTGCCAGTCTCAGAAGTGTCAGTTAAGCCTCCCCCACGAGAG ACTAAAATGGAAGCATCTCAGAGCAGCAAGGCCGGCGCCAATGGAGTCTAG